From a single Capsicum annuum cultivar UCD-10X-F1 chromosome 12, UCD10Xv1.1, whole genome shotgun sequence genomic region:
- the LOC107850775 gene encoding GDSL esterase/lipase At5g33370, whose translation MATTSSSLSIIFGLFLILGVAVSQSEARAFFVFGDSLVDSGNNNYLATTARADSPPYGIDYPTRRATGRFSNGYNIPDLISQQIGSSESPLPYLSPELTGQRLLVGANFASAGIGILNDTGIQFVNIIRIGQQLDYFRQYQRRVSGLIGEASTQRLVNQALVLMTLGGNDFVNNYYLVPNSARSRQYSIQDYVPYLISEYRKILINLYNLGARRVIVTGTGPLGCVPAELAQRSRNGECAADLQQAAALFNPQLTQMLQGLNSELGGNVFIAANTRQMAISFITDPQRYGFITSKVACCGQGPYNGLGLCTPLSNLCPNRDVYAFWDPFHPSEKANKIIAQQILTGSSQYMTPMNLSTILAMDSQT comes from the exons ATGGCTACAACTAGCTCTAGTCTTTCCATTATTTTCGGTCTTTTCTTGATTTTGGGAGTGGCTGTTTCCCAAAGTGAAGCTAGGGCATTTTTTGTGTTTGGTGATTCACTTGTTGATAGTGGAAATAATAATTATTTGGCTACTACTGCAAGGGCAGATTCTCCTCCTTATGGCATTGATTATCCAACTAGAAGAGCTACTGGTCGTTTCTCCAATGGCTACAATATTCCTGACCTGATCA gtCAGCAAATTGGCTCTTCAGAATCACCACTGCCTTACTTGAGTCCAGAGCTTACTGGACAAAGGCTTCTTGTTGGTGCTAACTTTGCATCAGCTGGAATTGGAATTCTAAATGACACTGGCATCCAATTT GTGAACATAATTCGAATCGGGCAGCAGTTGGATTACTTCAGACAATATCAGAGAAGAGTGAGTGGGCTAATTGGAGAAGCAAGTACTCAGAGACTTGTAAATCAAGCTCTTGTTCTTATGACTCTTGGAGGCAATGACTTTGTCAACAACTACTATCTCGTGCCCAATTCTGCACGATCGCGCCAATATTCTATCCAAGATTATGTCCCTTATCTGATATCAGAATACCGTAAAATTTTGATT AATCTGTATAATCTGGGAGCTCGTCGAGTCATTGTGACTGGTACTGGACCTTTAGGTTGCGTCCCAGCAGAACTTGCCCAACGTAGCAGGAACGGGGAATGTGCAGCCGACTTGCAACAAGCTGCAGCCTTGTTCAACCCACAACTTACACAAATGTTGCAGGGGCTTAACAGTGAACTGGGCGGCAATGTTTTCATTGCTGCAAATACAAGACAAATGGCCATAAGTTTCATCACTGATCCACAAAGATATG GATTTATAACATCAAAGGTTGCATGTTGTGGGCAAGGGCCATACAATGGTCTTGGCCTATGTACACCACTGTCTAACTTGTGCCCGAATAGAGATGTTTACGCATTTTGGGATCCGTTCCACCCATCTGAGAAGGCAAATAAGATAATTGCGCAACAAATCTTGACCGGCTCGTCACAGTACATGACACCAATGAATCTCAGTACAATTCTGGCTATGGATTCACAGACATAA